The Populus trichocarpa isolate Nisqually-1 chromosome 2, P.trichocarpa_v4.1, whole genome shotgun sequence genome has a window encoding:
- the LOC7460442 gene encoding uncharacterized protein LOC7460442 isoform X2, whose translation MMKSRFRATLLPLFTGEYGLNPLTKSSTLLDRCFAARPFASFQLERIESLTRSTHSCAGEEDDFSELGLPVEQSVGTFPMLMTEKPETFKKQRSISTKKPSSLPPESIEKLTGTASKQNNCASKKQNSVSTKKASSLPSESIRNLVNTFSKQNNCASTPHLKPENNTDASCSKLAKKNASNFKSSTSVTIENVPSLLHLRRLKEAVSTYGKISNASMRAVPNGLDCCDIEFESVESRNRAVSVGRITLENFNLPILPLHVLHIVSLRISNVSSETDDSLIRSLCMSCGPLEGMVRDKDIVDASFSIRGKSDTEKIQKRLNQTIVDACKWSACLQTVMPTAVVTNNDNNAELHLGLEVSGKIHELKSQISLTQVLAEDLEYLYHALLHLQSHPSTGNKH comes from the exons ATGATGAAGAGTAGATTCCGAGCTACTCTACTCCCTTTATTCACTG GTGAATACGGCTTAAATCCTCTAACAAAAAGCTCCACTTTGCTTGACAG ATGTTTTGCTGCTCGACCATTCGCCAGTTTTCAGTTAGAGAGGATTGAAAGTCTGACTAGGTCTACACACAGCTGTGCTGGTGAAGAAGATGATTTCTCAGAGTTGGGCCTGCCTGTGGAACAAAGTGTTGGTACATTTCCCATGTTGATGACAGAGAAACCTGAAACTTTCAAG AAGCAGAGAAGTATCAGTACCAAAAAACCTTCATCTTTGCCACCAGAAAGCATCGAGAAGTTGACGGGCACAGCCTCAAAACAGAATAACTGTGCTTCCAAG AAGCAGAATAGTGTCAGTACCAAAAAAGCTTCATCTTTGCCATCAGAAAGCATCAGGAATTTGGTGAACACATTCTCGAAACAGAATAATTGCGCTTCAACTCCACATCTCAAACCTGAGAACAACACTGATGCCTCTTGTTCTAAACTTGCTAAGAAAAATGCATCCAACTTCAAAAGTTCTACATCAGTTACTATTGAGAATGTACCTTCTCTTCTCCATCTTCGCCGGTTGAAAGAGGCAGTGTCAACTTATGGGAAGATCTCAAATGCTTCCATGAGGGCTGTTCCAAATGGACTCGACTGTTGTGATATTGAATTTGAG agtGTGGAATCAAGGAATAGAGCAGTGTCAGTTGGTAGGATTACATTGGAGAACTTCAACCTTCCAATTCTTCCTCTACATGTCCTACATATTGTTTCATTAAGAATTAGTAACGTTAGCTCAGAAACTGATGATTCTTTGATTCGCTCGTTGTGCATGTCATGTGGTCCTTTGGAGGGGATGGTGAGGGATAAAGATATCGTGGATGCCTCATTTAGCATAAGGGGCAAATCAGACACAGAGAAGATACAAAAAAG GTTGAACCAAACAATTGTGGATGCCTGCAAATGGTCAGCTTGTTTGCAAACTGTAATGCCCACTGCTGTGGTCACAAACAACGACAACAATGCTGAACTGCACTTGGGGTTGGAGGTTAGCGGTAAAATACACGAGTTGAAGAGTCAAATTTCACTGACACAAGTGCTTGCAGAAGACCTTGAGTATCTGTATCATGCGCTACTGCACCTTCAAAGTCATCCGAGCACCGGCAATAAACACTAA
- the LOC7460442 gene encoding uncharacterized protein LOC7460442 isoform X15 codes for MMKSRFRATLLPLFTAGEYGLNPLTKSSTLLDSCAGEEDDFSELGLPVEQSVGTFPMLMTEKPETFKRSISTKKPSSLPPESIEKLTGTASKQNNCASKKQNSVSTKKASSLPSESIRNLVNTFSKQNNCASTPHLKPENNTDASCSKLAKKNASNFKSSTSVTIENVPSLLHLRRLKEAVSTYGKISNASMRAVPNGLDCCDIEFESVESRNRAVSVGRITLENFNLPILPLHVLHIVSLRISNVSSETDDSLIRSLCMSCGPLEGMVRDKDIVDASFSIRGKSDTEKIQKRLNQTIVDACKWSACLQTVMPTAVVTNNDNNAELHLGLEVSGKIHELKSQISLTQVLAEDLEYLYHALLHLQSHPSTGNKH; via the exons ATGATGAAGAGTAGATTCCGAGCTACTCTACTCCCTTTATTCACTG cAGGTGAATACGGCTTAAATCCTCTAACAAAAAGCTCCACTTTGCTTGACAG CTGTGCTGGTGAAGAAGATGATTTCTCAGAGTTGGGCCTGCCTGTGGAACAAAGTGTTGGTACATTTCCCATGTTGATGACAGAGAAACCTGAAACTTTCAAG AGAAGTATCAGTACCAAAAAACCTTCATCTTTGCCACCAGAAAGCATCGAGAAGTTGACGGGCACAGCCTCAAAACAGAATAACTGTGCTTCCAAG AAGCAGAATAGTGTCAGTACCAAAAAAGCTTCATCTTTGCCATCAGAAAGCATCAGGAATTTGGTGAACACATTCTCGAAACAGAATAATTGCGCTTCAACTCCACATCTCAAACCTGAGAACAACACTGATGCCTCTTGTTCTAAACTTGCTAAGAAAAATGCATCCAACTTCAAAAGTTCTACATCAGTTACTATTGAGAATGTACCTTCTCTTCTCCATCTTCGCCGGTTGAAAGAGGCAGTGTCAACTTATGGGAAGATCTCAAATGCTTCCATGAGGGCTGTTCCAAATGGACTCGACTGTTGTGATATTGAATTTGAG agtGTGGAATCAAGGAATAGAGCAGTGTCAGTTGGTAGGATTACATTGGAGAACTTCAACCTTCCAATTCTTCCTCTACATGTCCTACATATTGTTTCATTAAGAATTAGTAACGTTAGCTCAGAAACTGATGATTCTTTGATTCGCTCGTTGTGCATGTCATGTGGTCCTTTGGAGGGGATGGTGAGGGATAAAGATATCGTGGATGCCTCATTTAGCATAAGGGGCAAATCAGACACAGAGAAGATACAAAAAAG GTTGAACCAAACAATTGTGGATGCCTGCAAATGGTCAGCTTGTTTGCAAACTGTAATGCCCACTGCTGTGGTCACAAACAACGACAACAATGCTGAACTGCACTTGGGGTTGGAGGTTAGCGGTAAAATACACGAGTTGAAGAGTCAAATTTCACTGACACAAGTGCTTGCAGAAGACCTTGAGTATCTGTATCATGCGCTACTGCACCTTCAAAGTCATCCGAGCACCGGCAATAAACACTAA
- the LOC7460442 gene encoding uncharacterized protein LOC7460442 isoform X11: MMKSRFRATLLPLFTAGEYGLNPLTKSSTLLDRCFAARPFASFQLERIESLTRSTHSCAGEEDDFSELGLPVEQSVGTFPMLMTEKPETFKRSISTKKPSSLPPESIEKLTGTASKQNNCASKNSVSTKKASSLPSESIRNLVNTFSKQNNCASTPHLKPENNTDASCSKLAKKNASNFKSSTSVTIENVPSLLHLRRLKEAVSTYGKISNASMRAVPNGLDCCDIEFESVESRNRAVSVGRITLENFNLPILPLHVLHIVSLRISNVSSETDDSLIRSLCMSCGPLEGMVRDKDIVDASFSIRGKSDTEKIQKRLNQTIVDACKWSACLQTVMPTAVVTNNDNNAELHLGLEVSGKIHELKSQISLTQVLAEDLEYLYHALLHLQSHPSTGNKH; encoded by the exons ATGATGAAGAGTAGATTCCGAGCTACTCTACTCCCTTTATTCACTG cAGGTGAATACGGCTTAAATCCTCTAACAAAAAGCTCCACTTTGCTTGACAG ATGTTTTGCTGCTCGACCATTCGCCAGTTTTCAGTTAGAGAGGATTGAAAGTCTGACTAGGTCTACACACAGCTGTGCTGGTGAAGAAGATGATTTCTCAGAGTTGGGCCTGCCTGTGGAACAAAGTGTTGGTACATTTCCCATGTTGATGACAGAGAAACCTGAAACTTTCAAG AGAAGTATCAGTACCAAAAAACCTTCATCTTTGCCACCAGAAAGCATCGAGAAGTTGACGGGCACAGCCTCAAAACAGAATAACTGTGCTTCCAAG AATAGTGTCAGTACCAAAAAAGCTTCATCTTTGCCATCAGAAAGCATCAGGAATTTGGTGAACACATTCTCGAAACAGAATAATTGCGCTTCAACTCCACATCTCAAACCTGAGAACAACACTGATGCCTCTTGTTCTAAACTTGCTAAGAAAAATGCATCCAACTTCAAAAGTTCTACATCAGTTACTATTGAGAATGTACCTTCTCTTCTCCATCTTCGCCGGTTGAAAGAGGCAGTGTCAACTTATGGGAAGATCTCAAATGCTTCCATGAGGGCTGTTCCAAATGGACTCGACTGTTGTGATATTGAATTTGAG agtGTGGAATCAAGGAATAGAGCAGTGTCAGTTGGTAGGATTACATTGGAGAACTTCAACCTTCCAATTCTTCCTCTACATGTCCTACATATTGTTTCATTAAGAATTAGTAACGTTAGCTCAGAAACTGATGATTCTTTGATTCGCTCGTTGTGCATGTCATGTGGTCCTTTGGAGGGGATGGTGAGGGATAAAGATATCGTGGATGCCTCATTTAGCATAAGGGGCAAATCAGACACAGAGAAGATACAAAAAAG GTTGAACCAAACAATTGTGGATGCCTGCAAATGGTCAGCTTGTTTGCAAACTGTAATGCCCACTGCTGTGGTCACAAACAACGACAACAATGCTGAACTGCACTTGGGGTTGGAGGTTAGCGGTAAAATACACGAGTTGAAGAGTCAAATTTCACTGACACAAGTGCTTGCAGAAGACCTTGAGTATCTGTATCATGCGCTACTGCACCTTCAAAGTCATCCGAGCACCGGCAATAAACACTAA
- the LOC7460442 gene encoding uncharacterized protein LOC7460442 isoform X9, with product MMKSRFRATLLPLFTAGEYGLNPLTKSSTLLDRCFAARPFASFQLERIESLTRSTHSCAGEEDDFSELGLPVEQSVGTFPMLMTEKPETFKQRSISTKKPSSLPPESIEKLTGTASKQNNCASKNSVSTKKASSLPSESIRNLVNTFSKQNNCASTPHLKPENNTDASCSKLAKKNASNFKSSTSVTIENVPSLLHLRRLKEAVSTYGKISNASMRAVPNGLDCCDIEFESVESRNRAVSVGRITLENFNLPILPLHVLHIVSLRISNVSSETDDSLIRSLCMSCGPLEGMVRDKDIVDASFSIRGKSDTEKIQKRLNQTIVDACKWSACLQTVMPTAVVTNNDNNAELHLGLEVSGKIHELKSQISLTQVLAEDLEYLYHALLHLQSHPSTGNKH from the exons ATGATGAAGAGTAGATTCCGAGCTACTCTACTCCCTTTATTCACTG cAGGTGAATACGGCTTAAATCCTCTAACAAAAAGCTCCACTTTGCTTGACAG ATGTTTTGCTGCTCGACCATTCGCCAGTTTTCAGTTAGAGAGGATTGAAAGTCTGACTAGGTCTACACACAGCTGTGCTGGTGAAGAAGATGATTTCTCAGAGTTGGGCCTGCCTGTGGAACAAAGTGTTGGTACATTTCCCATGTTGATGACAGAGAAACCTGAAACTTTCAAG CAGAGAAGTATCAGTACCAAAAAACCTTCATCTTTGCCACCAGAAAGCATCGAGAAGTTGACGGGCACAGCCTCAAAACAGAATAACTGTGCTTCCAAG AATAGTGTCAGTACCAAAAAAGCTTCATCTTTGCCATCAGAAAGCATCAGGAATTTGGTGAACACATTCTCGAAACAGAATAATTGCGCTTCAACTCCACATCTCAAACCTGAGAACAACACTGATGCCTCTTGTTCTAAACTTGCTAAGAAAAATGCATCCAACTTCAAAAGTTCTACATCAGTTACTATTGAGAATGTACCTTCTCTTCTCCATCTTCGCCGGTTGAAAGAGGCAGTGTCAACTTATGGGAAGATCTCAAATGCTTCCATGAGGGCTGTTCCAAATGGACTCGACTGTTGTGATATTGAATTTGAG agtGTGGAATCAAGGAATAGAGCAGTGTCAGTTGGTAGGATTACATTGGAGAACTTCAACCTTCCAATTCTTCCTCTACATGTCCTACATATTGTTTCATTAAGAATTAGTAACGTTAGCTCAGAAACTGATGATTCTTTGATTCGCTCGTTGTGCATGTCATGTGGTCCTTTGGAGGGGATGGTGAGGGATAAAGATATCGTGGATGCCTCATTTAGCATAAGGGGCAAATCAGACACAGAGAAGATACAAAAAAG GTTGAACCAAACAATTGTGGATGCCTGCAAATGGTCAGCTTGTTTGCAAACTGTAATGCCCACTGCTGTGGTCACAAACAACGACAACAATGCTGAACTGCACTTGGGGTTGGAGGTTAGCGGTAAAATACACGAGTTGAAGAGTCAAATTTCACTGACACAAGTGCTTGCAGAAGACCTTGAGTATCTGTATCATGCGCTACTGCACCTTCAAAGTCATCCGAGCACCGGCAATAAACACTAA
- the LOC7460442 gene encoding uncharacterized protein LOC7460442 isoform X3, translated as MMKSRFRATLLPLFTAGEYGLNPLTKSSTLLDRCFAARPFASFQLERIESLTRSTHSCAGEEDDFSELGLPVEQSVGTFPMLMTEKPETFKKQRSISTKKPSSLPPESIEKLTGTASKQNNCASKQNSVSTKKASSLPSESIRNLVNTFSKQNNCASTPHLKPENNTDASCSKLAKKNASNFKSSTSVTIENVPSLLHLRRLKEAVSTYGKISNASMRAVPNGLDCCDIEFESVESRNRAVSVGRITLENFNLPILPLHVLHIVSLRISNVSSETDDSLIRSLCMSCGPLEGMVRDKDIVDASFSIRGKSDTEKIQKRLNQTIVDACKWSACLQTVMPTAVVTNNDNNAELHLGLEVSGKIHELKSQISLTQVLAEDLEYLYHALLHLQSHPSTGNKH; from the exons ATGATGAAGAGTAGATTCCGAGCTACTCTACTCCCTTTATTCACTG cAGGTGAATACGGCTTAAATCCTCTAACAAAAAGCTCCACTTTGCTTGACAG ATGTTTTGCTGCTCGACCATTCGCCAGTTTTCAGTTAGAGAGGATTGAAAGTCTGACTAGGTCTACACACAGCTGTGCTGGTGAAGAAGATGATTTCTCAGAGTTGGGCCTGCCTGTGGAACAAAGTGTTGGTACATTTCCCATGTTGATGACAGAGAAACCTGAAACTTTCAAG AAGCAGAGAAGTATCAGTACCAAAAAACCTTCATCTTTGCCACCAGAAAGCATCGAGAAGTTGACGGGCACAGCCTCAAAACAGAATAACTGTGCTTCCAAG CAGAATAGTGTCAGTACCAAAAAAGCTTCATCTTTGCCATCAGAAAGCATCAGGAATTTGGTGAACACATTCTCGAAACAGAATAATTGCGCTTCAACTCCACATCTCAAACCTGAGAACAACACTGATGCCTCTTGTTCTAAACTTGCTAAGAAAAATGCATCCAACTTCAAAAGTTCTACATCAGTTACTATTGAGAATGTACCTTCTCTTCTCCATCTTCGCCGGTTGAAAGAGGCAGTGTCAACTTATGGGAAGATCTCAAATGCTTCCATGAGGGCTGTTCCAAATGGACTCGACTGTTGTGATATTGAATTTGAG agtGTGGAATCAAGGAATAGAGCAGTGTCAGTTGGTAGGATTACATTGGAGAACTTCAACCTTCCAATTCTTCCTCTACATGTCCTACATATTGTTTCATTAAGAATTAGTAACGTTAGCTCAGAAACTGATGATTCTTTGATTCGCTCGTTGTGCATGTCATGTGGTCCTTTGGAGGGGATGGTGAGGGATAAAGATATCGTGGATGCCTCATTTAGCATAAGGGGCAAATCAGACACAGAGAAGATACAAAAAAG GTTGAACCAAACAATTGTGGATGCCTGCAAATGGTCAGCTTGTTTGCAAACTGTAATGCCCACTGCTGTGGTCACAAACAACGACAACAATGCTGAACTGCACTTGGGGTTGGAGGTTAGCGGTAAAATACACGAGTTGAAGAGTCAAATTTCACTGACACAAGTGCTTGCAGAAGACCTTGAGTATCTGTATCATGCGCTACTGCACCTTCAAAGTCATCCGAGCACCGGCAATAAACACTAA
- the LOC7460442 gene encoding uncharacterized protein LOC7460442 isoform X8, translating into MMKSRFRATLLPLFTAGEYGLNPLTKSSTLLDRCFAARPFASFQLERIESLTRSTHSCAGEEDDFSELGLPVEQSVGTFPMLMTEKPETFKRSISTKKPSSLPPESIEKLTGTASKQNNCASKQNSVSTKKASSLPSESIRNLVNTFSKQNNCASTPHLKPENNTDASCSKLAKKNASNFKSSTSVTIENVPSLLHLRRLKEAVSTYGKISNASMRAVPNGLDCCDIEFESVESRNRAVSVGRITLENFNLPILPLHVLHIVSLRISNVSSETDDSLIRSLCMSCGPLEGMVRDKDIVDASFSIRGKSDTEKIQKRLNQTIVDACKWSACLQTVMPTAVVTNNDNNAELHLGLEVSGKIHELKSQISLTQVLAEDLEYLYHALLHLQSHPSTGNKH; encoded by the exons ATGATGAAGAGTAGATTCCGAGCTACTCTACTCCCTTTATTCACTG cAGGTGAATACGGCTTAAATCCTCTAACAAAAAGCTCCACTTTGCTTGACAG ATGTTTTGCTGCTCGACCATTCGCCAGTTTTCAGTTAGAGAGGATTGAAAGTCTGACTAGGTCTACACACAGCTGTGCTGGTGAAGAAGATGATTTCTCAGAGTTGGGCCTGCCTGTGGAACAAAGTGTTGGTACATTTCCCATGTTGATGACAGAGAAACCTGAAACTTTCAAG AGAAGTATCAGTACCAAAAAACCTTCATCTTTGCCACCAGAAAGCATCGAGAAGTTGACGGGCACAGCCTCAAAACAGAATAACTGTGCTTCCAAG CAGAATAGTGTCAGTACCAAAAAAGCTTCATCTTTGCCATCAGAAAGCATCAGGAATTTGGTGAACACATTCTCGAAACAGAATAATTGCGCTTCAACTCCACATCTCAAACCTGAGAACAACACTGATGCCTCTTGTTCTAAACTTGCTAAGAAAAATGCATCCAACTTCAAAAGTTCTACATCAGTTACTATTGAGAATGTACCTTCTCTTCTCCATCTTCGCCGGTTGAAAGAGGCAGTGTCAACTTATGGGAAGATCTCAAATGCTTCCATGAGGGCTGTTCCAAATGGACTCGACTGTTGTGATATTGAATTTGAG agtGTGGAATCAAGGAATAGAGCAGTGTCAGTTGGTAGGATTACATTGGAGAACTTCAACCTTCCAATTCTTCCTCTACATGTCCTACATATTGTTTCATTAAGAATTAGTAACGTTAGCTCAGAAACTGATGATTCTTTGATTCGCTCGTTGTGCATGTCATGTGGTCCTTTGGAGGGGATGGTGAGGGATAAAGATATCGTGGATGCCTCATTTAGCATAAGGGGCAAATCAGACACAGAGAAGATACAAAAAAG GTTGAACCAAACAATTGTGGATGCCTGCAAATGGTCAGCTTGTTTGCAAACTGTAATGCCCACTGCTGTGGTCACAAACAACGACAACAATGCTGAACTGCACTTGGGGTTGGAGGTTAGCGGTAAAATACACGAGTTGAAGAGTCAAATTTCACTGACACAAGTGCTTGCAGAAGACCTTGAGTATCTGTATCATGCGCTACTGCACCTTCAAAGTCATCCGAGCACCGGCAATAAACACTAA
- the LOC7460442 gene encoding uncharacterized protein LOC7460442 isoform X6 — MMKSRFRATLLPLFTAGEYGLNPLTKSSTLLDRCFAARPFASFQLERIESLTRSTHSCAGEEDDFSELGLPVEQSVGTFPMLMTEKPETFKKQRSISTKKPSSLPPESIEKLTGTASKQNNCASKNSVSTKKASSLPSESIRNLVNTFSKQNNCASTPHLKPENNTDASCSKLAKKNASNFKSSTSVTIENVPSLLHLRRLKEAVSTYGKISNASMRAVPNGLDCCDIEFESVESRNRAVSVGRITLENFNLPILPLHVLHIVSLRISNVSSETDDSLIRSLCMSCGPLEGMVRDKDIVDASFSIRGKSDTEKIQKRLNQTIVDACKWSACLQTVMPTAVVTNNDNNAELHLGLEVSGKIHELKSQISLTQVLAEDLEYLYHALLHLQSHPSTGNKH; from the exons ATGATGAAGAGTAGATTCCGAGCTACTCTACTCCCTTTATTCACTG cAGGTGAATACGGCTTAAATCCTCTAACAAAAAGCTCCACTTTGCTTGACAG ATGTTTTGCTGCTCGACCATTCGCCAGTTTTCAGTTAGAGAGGATTGAAAGTCTGACTAGGTCTACACACAGCTGTGCTGGTGAAGAAGATGATTTCTCAGAGTTGGGCCTGCCTGTGGAACAAAGTGTTGGTACATTTCCCATGTTGATGACAGAGAAACCTGAAACTTTCAAG AAGCAGAGAAGTATCAGTACCAAAAAACCTTCATCTTTGCCACCAGAAAGCATCGAGAAGTTGACGGGCACAGCCTCAAAACAGAATAACTGTGCTTCCAAG AATAGTGTCAGTACCAAAAAAGCTTCATCTTTGCCATCAGAAAGCATCAGGAATTTGGTGAACACATTCTCGAAACAGAATAATTGCGCTTCAACTCCACATCTCAAACCTGAGAACAACACTGATGCCTCTTGTTCTAAACTTGCTAAGAAAAATGCATCCAACTTCAAAAGTTCTACATCAGTTACTATTGAGAATGTACCTTCTCTTCTCCATCTTCGCCGGTTGAAAGAGGCAGTGTCAACTTATGGGAAGATCTCAAATGCTTCCATGAGGGCTGTTCCAAATGGACTCGACTGTTGTGATATTGAATTTGAG agtGTGGAATCAAGGAATAGAGCAGTGTCAGTTGGTAGGATTACATTGGAGAACTTCAACCTTCCAATTCTTCCTCTACATGTCCTACATATTGTTTCATTAAGAATTAGTAACGTTAGCTCAGAAACTGATGATTCTTTGATTCGCTCGTTGTGCATGTCATGTGGTCCTTTGGAGGGGATGGTGAGGGATAAAGATATCGTGGATGCCTCATTTAGCATAAGGGGCAAATCAGACACAGAGAAGATACAAAAAAG GTTGAACCAAACAATTGTGGATGCCTGCAAATGGTCAGCTTGTTTGCAAACTGTAATGCCCACTGCTGTGGTCACAAACAACGACAACAATGCTGAACTGCACTTGGGGTTGGAGGTTAGCGGTAAAATACACGAGTTGAAGAGTCAAATTTCACTGACACAAGTGCTTGCAGAAGACCTTGAGTATCTGTATCATGCGCTACTGCACCTTCAAAGTCATCCGAGCACCGGCAATAAACACTAA
- the LOC7460442 gene encoding uncharacterized protein LOC7460442 isoform X4 has product MMKSRFRATLLPLFTAGEYGLNPLTKSSTLLDRCFAARPFASFQLERIESLTRSTHSCAGEEDDFSELGLPVEQSVGTFPMLMTEKPETFKQRSISTKKPSSLPPESIEKLTGTASKQNNCASKKQNSVSTKKASSLPSESIRNLVNTFSKQNNCASTPHLKPENNTDASCSKLAKKNASNFKSSTSVTIENVPSLLHLRRLKEAVSTYGKISNASMRAVPNGLDCCDIEFESVESRNRAVSVGRITLENFNLPILPLHVLHIVSLRISNVSSETDDSLIRSLCMSCGPLEGMVRDKDIVDASFSIRGKSDTEKIQKRLNQTIVDACKWSACLQTVMPTAVVTNNDNNAELHLGLEVSGKIHELKSQISLTQVLAEDLEYLYHALLHLQSHPSTGNKH; this is encoded by the exons ATGATGAAGAGTAGATTCCGAGCTACTCTACTCCCTTTATTCACTG cAGGTGAATACGGCTTAAATCCTCTAACAAAAAGCTCCACTTTGCTTGACAG ATGTTTTGCTGCTCGACCATTCGCCAGTTTTCAGTTAGAGAGGATTGAAAGTCTGACTAGGTCTACACACAGCTGTGCTGGTGAAGAAGATGATTTCTCAGAGTTGGGCCTGCCTGTGGAACAAAGTGTTGGTACATTTCCCATGTTGATGACAGAGAAACCTGAAACTTTCAAG CAGAGAAGTATCAGTACCAAAAAACCTTCATCTTTGCCACCAGAAAGCATCGAGAAGTTGACGGGCACAGCCTCAAAACAGAATAACTGTGCTTCCAAG AAGCAGAATAGTGTCAGTACCAAAAAAGCTTCATCTTTGCCATCAGAAAGCATCAGGAATTTGGTGAACACATTCTCGAAACAGAATAATTGCGCTTCAACTCCACATCTCAAACCTGAGAACAACACTGATGCCTCTTGTTCTAAACTTGCTAAGAAAAATGCATCCAACTTCAAAAGTTCTACATCAGTTACTATTGAGAATGTACCTTCTCTTCTCCATCTTCGCCGGTTGAAAGAGGCAGTGTCAACTTATGGGAAGATCTCAAATGCTTCCATGAGGGCTGTTCCAAATGGACTCGACTGTTGTGATATTGAATTTGAG agtGTGGAATCAAGGAATAGAGCAGTGTCAGTTGGTAGGATTACATTGGAGAACTTCAACCTTCCAATTCTTCCTCTACATGTCCTACATATTGTTTCATTAAGAATTAGTAACGTTAGCTCAGAAACTGATGATTCTTTGATTCGCTCGTTGTGCATGTCATGTGGTCCTTTGGAGGGGATGGTGAGGGATAAAGATATCGTGGATGCCTCATTTAGCATAAGGGGCAAATCAGACACAGAGAAGATACAAAAAAG GTTGAACCAAACAATTGTGGATGCCTGCAAATGGTCAGCTTGTTTGCAAACTGTAATGCCCACTGCTGTGGTCACAAACAACGACAACAATGCTGAACTGCACTTGGGGTTGGAGGTTAGCGGTAAAATACACGAGTTGAAGAGTCAAATTTCACTGACACAAGTGCTTGCAGAAGACCTTGAGTATCTGTATCATGCGCTACTGCACCTTCAAAGTCATCCGAGCACCGGCAATAAACACTAA